Proteins encoded within one genomic window of Acidithiobacillus sp. AMEEHan:
- the mutL gene encoding DNA mismatch repair endonuclease MutL, with product MPETRRRVQVMSPQLADRIAAGEVVERPASVLKELIENSLDAGARRIDVLLEGAGIELLEVQDDGIGIEAEDLPLALSRHATSKLYDDVELEQIQSFGFRGEALPAIASVARLEIISRAVGTSAARRLCLAAGILQEDTPAARAFGTTVRVEDLFYNVPARRKFLKAPATELARIQKLWRQLALSAFPVDLRLQQGKRLLAQYPAALSEADQDARVAAILGDEFLRNALRFEQEGNGWRLWGWLALPSFNRPRADEQYFFVNGRAVQDASLRHALRSAYADVLYQDRQPVAICYLELPTALVDVNVHPAKTEVRFREARLIHDFVRHSLADVIADQARPRAASVFSAERVEQPIGKGYYGAQAPLSGFAAGQVQEGSSESYWQKLVAPSFRDAPRSASELPPLSSAEPDALWKEYPLGRALGQIHQRFIVAENREGMLLVDQHAAHERILYERFKAQRVAGQRQALLLPVQVEISPSQADRLAERAELLREAGLDWSRSGPGSLRIHACALGFPQAAIADLVADCLAEEPAWQAGQGDERLAEMACHAAIKDHHSLSLAEMNALLRQLEATPRFTQCNHGRPTIVQWNLAELDRLFLRGR from the coding sequence ATGCCTGAAACGCGGCGTCGGGTGCAGGTGATGAGTCCGCAGCTGGCGGACCGGATCGCTGCGGGTGAGGTGGTGGAACGCCCCGCTTCTGTGTTGAAAGAGCTCATCGAAAACAGCCTCGATGCCGGTGCTCGGCGCATCGATGTGCTCCTCGAAGGGGCAGGGATCGAGCTGCTCGAGGTGCAGGACGATGGCATCGGTATCGAGGCGGAGGATCTGCCTCTGGCCCTGTCGCGACACGCCACCAGCAAACTCTACGATGATGTGGAGCTCGAGCAGATTCAGAGCTTCGGCTTTCGCGGAGAGGCCCTGCCGGCCATTGCCTCCGTCGCGCGCCTGGAAATCATCAGCCGGGCCGTCGGGACGAGTGCGGCGCGACGCCTGTGCCTGGCAGCTGGCATCCTGCAAGAAGATACTCCGGCGGCGCGGGCTTTCGGTACCACGGTTCGGGTGGAGGATCTGTTCTACAATGTTCCGGCGCGGCGCAAATTCCTGAAAGCCCCTGCCACCGAACTTGCTCGTATCCAGAAGCTCTGGCGTCAGCTGGCCCTCAGCGCCTTTCCCGTAGATCTGCGTCTGCAACAAGGAAAACGCCTGTTGGCGCAGTATCCGGCAGCCCTGAGCGAGGCGGATCAGGATGCGCGCGTGGCGGCCATTCTCGGCGATGAATTTCTCCGTAATGCCCTGCGTTTCGAACAGGAAGGTAACGGCTGGCGACTCTGGGGCTGGCTCGCTTTACCCAGCTTTAACCGACCCCGCGCCGACGAGCAGTATTTCTTCGTCAATGGCCGTGCGGTGCAGGACGCCAGCCTGCGTCATGCCTTGCGCTCCGCCTACGCCGATGTGCTCTACCAGGACCGCCAACCCGTCGCCATCTGCTATCTGGAGCTACCGACTGCGCTGGTGGATGTCAATGTACATCCCGCCAAAACCGAGGTGCGCTTTCGCGAGGCACGACTGATCCACGACTTCGTCCGGCATAGCCTGGCAGACGTCATCGCCGATCAGGCGCGCCCACGCGCAGCGTCCGTTTTCTCTGCAGAAAGGGTCGAGCAGCCGATTGGCAAGGGATATTATGGCGCCCAGGCGCCTCTTTCGGGTTTTGCCGCGGGCCAGGTGCAGGAGGGCAGCAGCGAGAGCTACTGGCAGAAGTTGGTCGCTCCCAGCTTTCGCGATGCGCCTCGCTCTGCTTCCGAACTCCCACCGCTGTCGTCGGCGGAGCCGGATGCGCTGTGGAAGGAGTACCCTCTGGGACGGGCTTTGGGACAGATTCATCAGCGTTTCATCGTCGCGGAGAACCGCGAAGGGATGCTGCTCGTTGATCAGCATGCGGCCCATGAGCGTATCCTGTATGAGCGCTTCAAGGCGCAGCGGGTGGCGGGGCAACGGCAAGCGCTACTTTTGCCTGTGCAGGTCGAAATCAGCCCCAGCCAAGCCGATCGTCTGGCGGAGCGCGCCGAGTTGTTGCGCGAGGCCGGCCTCGACTGGTCGCGCAGCGGACCAGGAAGTCTGCGCATTCACGCCTGCGCACTGGGGTTTCCCCAAGCTGCCATTGCCGATCTGGTGGCGGACTGCCTCGCGGAGGAGCCCGCCTGGCAGGCCGGACAAGGCGACGAACGTCTGGCGGAGATGGCCTGCCACGCCGCCATCAAGGACCATCATTCCTTGAGCCTGGCGGAGATGAATGCCCTCTTGCGGCAGCTCGAGGCAACGCCACGCTTCACGCAATGCAATCATGGTCGGCCCACCATCGTCCAGTGGAACCTGGCCGAGCTCGATCGCCTGTTTCTGCGTGGACGCTGA
- a CDS encoding CBS domain-containing protein, with translation MKNISALMTTEVISVREGDGVEEVSKKMLSSGHHSLPVVDDRGRVTGIITERDLIDAHRQVHLPTVISILDSVIPISGMHEYAEELRKVTAVDAQGLATKRHLQLARPEESIDTVADRMFEHRLHALPVVDGEGKLLGMVSRSDILRGLLSQS, from the coding sequence ATGAAAAATATCAGTGCGCTGATGACGACCGAGGTGATTTCGGTGCGCGAGGGCGATGGTGTGGAGGAGGTCAGCAAGAAGATGCTGAGCTCTGGGCACCACAGCCTGCCAGTCGTGGACGACCGCGGCCGGGTGACGGGGATTATCACCGAACGCGATCTGATCGATGCCCACCGGCAGGTGCATCTACCCACGGTGATTTCCATCCTGGACAGTGTGATTCCCATCTCCGGCATGCACGAGTATGCAGAAGAATTGCGTAAGGTCACTGCGGTCGATGCGCAGGGCCTCGCCACCAAAAGGCATCTACAACTGGCGCGCCCGGAGGAAAGCATCGATACCGTGGCCGACCGGATGTTCGAACATCGGCTCCACGCCTTACCCGTGGTCGATGGTGAGGGGAAGCTCTTGGGCATGGTCAGCCGTTCCGATATCCTCCGGGGGCTCCTGTCCCAATCATGA
- the tsaE gene encoding tRNA (adenosine(37)-N6)-threonylcarbamoyltransferase complex ATPase subunit type 1 TsaE, with amino-acid sequence MIRELPDLAATEAWARDFARLTPIPGVIYLQGDLGAGKTALARALIHALGYSDVVRSPTYTLVEEYDTAAGMVLHLDLYRLVEAEELEYIGLRDYLQKNALWLVEWPQRALAYLPPADLRIDMSLAEAGAHRLVVHAASPRGTDWLEALTVASAGLSAHA; translated from the coding sequence ATGATCCGGGAATTGCCCGACCTGGCGGCTACCGAGGCCTGGGCACGGGACTTTGCCCGGCTGACGCCGATCCCCGGAGTCATTTATCTGCAGGGAGATCTAGGGGCGGGAAAGACCGCCTTGGCGCGCGCCCTGATCCATGCCCTGGGCTACAGCGACGTTGTCCGCAGCCCCACCTATACCCTGGTAGAGGAGTATGACACGGCAGCGGGGATGGTACTGCACCTGGATCTGTATCGGTTGGTAGAGGCAGAGGAACTGGAATACATCGGCCTGCGCGATTATTTGCAGAAAAATGCATTGTGGCTGGTGGAGTGGCCGCAGCGCGCCCTTGCGTATTTGCCACCAGCCGACCTACGGATAGACATGTCTCTTGCAGAGGCTGGTGCGCACCGCCTCGTCGTCCATGCCGCGAGTCCACGCGGTACGGACTGGCTGGAGGCCCTGACAGTGGCGTCGGCGGGCTTGTCCGCGCATGCCTGA
- the bioA gene encoding adenosylmethionine--8-amino-7-oxononanoate transaminase — translation MSEEQELRDWDRQHFWHPFTQMSCWGDDDPWIIERGEGNYVYDIRGRKALDAIASLWCNVHGHRHPRLDAALRAQLDKVAHTTVLGASHPAGIRLAKALTEIAPAGLERVFFSEDGAEAVEVAVKIAAQYWQNLGRKEKRRFLSVDDAYHGDTIGASSLGGFPLFHGVYGHLHFPVDRLPSPWLLQQRLQGDAESACASWLQSLEDILRERADEIIALVLEGGVQGAAGILPYPRGILAGAAALCRRYEVLLIVDEVASGFGRSGTLFYCEQEGVSPDLLALGKGISGGYLPLAATLAQEPIYAAFLAPFGEAKQFYYGHTYTANPLACAVALENLALFAESDLLTQVRARIAQLQQGLQRFAGLPFSSAPRQFGLMAAVPLRDPRNGNAYTYGERREYAVCRRARDAGVYLRPLGDSIVLVPPLSVTAAEIDLILQVLQDSMAEESKT, via the coding sequence TTGAGCGAAGAACAGGAGTTGCGTGACTGGGATCGACAGCATTTCTGGCACCCTTTCACGCAGATGTCCTGCTGGGGGGATGATGATCCCTGGATCATCGAGCGCGGCGAAGGCAATTATGTCTATGATATCCGCGGGCGTAAGGCCTTGGATGCCATTGCCAGTCTGTGGTGCAACGTCCATGGACACCGTCACCCGCGCCTGGATGCCGCGCTGCGCGCGCAGCTGGACAAAGTGGCGCACACCACGGTCCTGGGCGCCAGCCATCCCGCGGGCATCCGCCTGGCGAAGGCCCTGACGGAGATCGCTCCCGCGGGACTCGAACGGGTGTTTTTCTCGGAGGACGGTGCCGAGGCGGTGGAAGTGGCGGTGAAAATTGCCGCACAGTATTGGCAGAATCTGGGGAGGAAGGAAAAGCGCCGCTTTCTCTCGGTGGACGACGCCTATCATGGCGATACCATTGGCGCCAGCTCGCTGGGTGGCTTCCCTCTCTTCCATGGGGTGTACGGCCACCTGCATTTTCCCGTAGACCGGCTGCCCAGCCCTTGGTTGCTGCAGCAACGCCTGCAGGGCGATGCCGAGTCTGCCTGCGCAAGCTGGCTGCAGTCGCTGGAGGATATCCTGCGGGAGCGCGCGGATGAGATCATCGCCCTGGTTCTGGAGGGGGGGGTGCAGGGTGCGGCTGGTATCTTGCCCTACCCGCGGGGTATCCTGGCGGGGGCGGCGGCGCTTTGTCGCCGCTATGAGGTATTGCTGATCGTCGATGAGGTCGCCAGCGGCTTTGGTCGTAGCGGCACGCTGTTCTACTGTGAACAAGAAGGGGTATCTCCCGACCTTCTGGCCCTGGGCAAGGGGATCAGTGGCGGCTATCTGCCCTTGGCAGCTACTTTGGCACAGGAACCGATCTATGCAGCCTTCCTGGCCCCCTTTGGTGAGGCCAAGCAGTTCTACTATGGCCACACCTACACGGCGAATCCGCTGGCCTGTGCAGTGGCGCTGGAAAATCTGGCGCTCTTTGCGGAGAGCGATCTGCTGACCCAGGTGCGCGCACGCATCGCGCAACTGCAGCAGGGATTGCAGCGCTTTGCCGGCTTACCTTTTTCGTCAGCGCCCCGGCAGTTTGGTCTGATGGCAGCCGTCCCCCTGCGTGATCCGCGCAATGGCAATGCCTATACCTATGGGGAGCGGCGTGAGTACGCCGTCTGCCGCCGGGCCCGCGACGCAGGGGTCTACCTGCGACCTCTGGGCGACAGCATCGTTCTGGTGCCCCCGCTTTCGGTGACAGCCGCAGAAATAGACCTTATTCTGCAAGTATTGCAAGACAGCATGGCTGAGGAATCCAAGACATGA